A single Arcobacter sp. FWKO B DNA region contains:
- a CDS encoding NACHT domain-containing protein, with protein MSNLYLKYIDSDAIHFELNNKNIFNLSILSGNILLIIDGLDEIAGLLKEKFNLKNFIKSLVDLNKQLGECRIIATARDSYWNKEKDTINQTYVDIKYLFGFDDDNVNKYLEKRFGKDVKEKYIQKVNLLLKDIIDKKTKQYLPFYVNLIAGVIETNDDINSLKINHSIKEYYHNGEILDFLIYSILNREIVRHSFNINVGSFIEIFLELVANHGNSNTINKEAISGILNLYFNDENIADKFMLNPLLQEQNGIIKFRYDFLYNYFMVLYFIKSLKTHQIDNDFIKIFCHLYDGDNLLFEDTVKFFKKNNSFEDLKISHNKLITKYKEETNKSTKLKLEKSISSLLYLIQKVAGNNLSQDKRINYITDLYTKEIRYIFIWGEFYPINLSGIKIYNSKFINYNNLCNSTVDENTKFYYSDISLSDDIENSTNISKNIFDSTCTLNNKINEILNTFDDNESSKEEIIKTELKRVFNHFFGNGYFENRKKDGCNNFGKKIYMKDNLITFLLKENVLCDYDSRRYSITENFQPIVSDFIKNNNDIKLRNLIDKLMNNSKVTTKLKKD; from the coding sequence AATTGCTGGACTTTTAAAAGAAAAATTTAATTTAAAAAATTTTATAAAATCACTTGTCGATTTAAATAAACAACTTGGAGAATGTAGAATTATAGCTACAGCAAGAGATTCTTATTGGAATAAAGAAAAAGATACAATTAATCAAACATATGTTGATATAAAGTATTTATTTGGTTTTGATGATGATAATGTAAATAAATATTTAGAAAAAAGATTTGGAAAAGATGTTAAAGAAAAATATATACAAAAAGTAAATTTACTATTAAAAGATATAATTGATAAAAAAACTAAACAATATTTACCATTTTATGTAAATTTGATTGCTGGAGTCATTGAAACAAATGATGATATAAATAGTCTAAAAATTAATCATTCCATAAAAGAATATTATCATAATGGAGAAATATTAGATTTCTTAATCTACAGTATATTAAATAGAGAGATCGTTAGGCATAGTTTTAACATTAATGTTGGCTCATTTATTGAAATATTCTTAGAACTAGTTGCAAATCATGGTAATAGTAATACGATTAATAAAGAAGCTATCAGTGGAATATTAAATTTATATTTTAATGATGAAAATATTGCAGATAAATTTATGTTAAATCCTTTGTTGCAAGAACAGAATGGAATTATAAAGTTTAGATATGATTTCCTTTATAATTACTTTATGGTTTTATATTTTATTAAATCTTTAAAAACACATCAAATTGACAATGATTTTATAAAAATATTTTGTCATTTATATGATGGGGATAACTTACTTTTTGAAGATACTGTTAAGTTTTTTAAGAAAAATAATTCTTTCGAAGATTTAAAAATTAGTCATAATAAATTAATAACAAAATATAAAGAAGAAACTAATAAATCAACGAAGTTAAAATTAGAAAAATCAATAAGTTCTTTACTTTACCTTATTCAAAAAGTTGCTGGGAATAATTTATCTCAAGACAAAAGAATAAATTATATTACAGATTTATATACAAAAGAAATTCGTTATATTTTTATATGGGGTGAGTTTTATCCAATTAATTTATCTGGAATTAAGATTTATAATTCAAAATTCATAAATTATAATAATTTATGTAATAGTACTGTTGATGAGAATACAAAATTTTATTATTCTGATATTTCTTTAAGCGATGATATTGAAAATTCTACAAATATTAGTAAAAATATATTTGATTCTACCTGTACATTAAATAACAAAATAAACGAAATTCTAAACACTTTTGACGATAATGAAAGTTCTAAAGAAGAAATAATTAAAACAGAATTAAAAAGAGTATTTAACCACTTTTTTGGGAATGGATATTTTGAAAATAGAAAAAAAGATGGATGTAATAATTTTGGTAAAAAAATATATATGAAAGATAATTTAATAACTTTTTTATTAAAAGAAAATGTTCTTTGTGATTATGATTCTAGAAGGTATTCAATCACAGAAAACTTTCAACCAATAGTTAGTGATTTTATAAAGAATAATAATGATATTAAACTCAGAAATCTAATTGACAAATTAATGAATAATTCTAAAGTAACAACAAAATTAAAAAAAGACTAA